GAGGACGCCGGGATGCCCATCCGTATCGTGAGGCTGGGAAGCGCGAGAGGCCAGGGCGAAGGGGTGCGCATCGGAACGGTCCGCCGCCCCCCGCGCGGCGTGCCCAAGTCCGAGTTCGCCTCGCAGAACTGGTACGACGTCTGGTTCCCGACCCTGGCGCCGAGCGTCGAAACGCTCAAGCTGGGACAAGCCGCCACCACGTCCCGACACTGGGCCGCCTTCGTCAGAAAGTACCGGGCTGAGATGTCGGCCCCGGAAGCGCGCCACGCCCTCGCGCTCCTCGCCGCCCTGTCCCACCACGGCAACTTCTCCGTGGGGTGCTACTGCGAGAACGAATCCCGGTGCCATCGCTCGGTGCTGCGGGTGCTCCTGGCCGAGCAGGGTGCC
The genomic region above belongs to Terriglobia bacterium and contains:
- a CDS encoding DUF488 family protein, encoding MPIRIVRLGSARGQGEGVRIGTVRRPPRGVPKSEFASQNWYDVWFPTLAPSVETLKLGQAATTSRHWAAFVRKYRAEMSAPEARHALALLAALSHHGNFSVGCYCENESRCHRSVLRVLLAEQGAELE